The genomic interval aattgtttaaagtatactttgaaagtatttttaaaactattttgagcggttgaacacttcaattttttctaaaattacttatttttaaaattaaatacttgaaaagttaaatcaaacacatatttaaataataaataaaacatatctTATTCATTGTTGAAATTAATTCATCAAACCACTATTGAGTAGTTTTAACAACTTCAAAGGCATTTATTTATTAGAGCATTTCCTCTATTAAAGTTGGATTGAAGTTGGGTTATGGAAAGCATTTAGTACAGCATGGATTTTGATCTCTTGACTTGGATTTTGCTCTCTCTTGTCTGTCTTCTACTTGGCTACTCCTTTTTACCTAAACCTAATCGCTTAAACCTCCCGCCAACCCCACTCTTTTGTCTTCCATTCATAGGCCATCTCCATCTTCTCAAACATCCTGTCCACAGAACATTTCAAAATCTCTCCCAAAAGTACGGTCGAGTCTTCTCTCTCAAATTCGGTTCCCGTCTCGTTGTAATCGTATCTTCTCCTTCTGCCGTCCAAGAATGTTTTACAAAGAATGACATCATTCTTGCAAATCGACCATATTTGGAGACGGGAAAGTACTTAGCATACAACAATACCACCTTAGTGGTCTCCCCTTATGGTGAACACTGGCGAAACCTCCGACGTATTAGCACCCTCGAGATTTTCTCGACAACTCGCCTTAATTCATTCTCGAGGATTCGAGAACATGAAGTCAAACGGTTACTGCGTAAATTATGTGGTAATAATCATGGGTTGGAAGATGAGTTTAGGGTAGTGGAATTGGAGCCTATGTTGTTGGATCTTACATTCAATATTGTAATGAGAATGGTGGGTGGAAATAAGTTTTGTGAAGAGAATAATAATGTGTTGGAAGATGAGGGATATTCTAACAAGTTCAGAGAAATGATAACACAAATGATGAAATATGGTGTTTCAACCAATCCAGGAGACTTCATACCCTTATGGGGTCGGATTGATCCAACTGATTTCAATAAAAAGTTAGATAAGCTTGGAAGAAGGGCAGATGAACTTCTTCAAGAATTAGTTGATGAGATTAGGAATCAAGAAGATGATGGAAACACTATGATTCACCATTTACTTCGCTTGCAAAACACCGATCCTGAATATTATAGTGACCAAGTTATCAAAGGCCTCGTACAGGTatgtttttctttctaattACAACATCAAGTTCAATTTccccatttttattttgttttcctaTGGAAAATCCTCATCGCAagttagtttaatcttttaaaacatAAGTTTGTAGGGATCCAGGCTTAGTAACCATTTAGCTCAATTCGATAATCATTTAGGCTTCATTTGTTAAGTgctcgtttgataaccattttgattttagtttttggtttttaaaaattaagtttattttttctctatttcatAATATGATTTGCATGATGAATTTATTGCTCTCTctagaaaaatttcaaaaagaaaagtcAACCATCTCATAGAATCCCAATTAGATGCAAGACCCAAAAAACTCAACCACTAAACCAATAATTTGacattgttttttgtttcttgtttctttatttttttttcctccctcCTTTGTTGTCAGCTTGAAAACTTTGGGTGTTCCCTTTTCAAGATTTATTATTTAAGGATTTAATTTCCCTTCTCAACAACACCAAAGAATTAAGgaataaattaaacaaacaaaaattgaGTGATCAAATAACATTTGATCTTCTTTTGTATGTGCTCTCTATTTCTTTGACCTCTATATTATCTGATCCTCTTCTTGCCTTCAACTTCCCCTGGCTAGGAATTTTAACCCTGAGCGTTTGTGAACTTATCAAATTTATATACGTACGAAACATAAGATTGtttcaattaaatttctaaattgcTATAAGTACATCAATTTAGAATCCTTATtaagattatattatatttgaaaaaattgtcCATATTTACAAGTatgtagattttttttcaaatatcacaTTGAAAAAATGAGTCATTAGATTTGAtgcatagaaaatgtttaaatcaaatataatttgaataAAGGGATTGATTAACTTCTAACAATTTAGAAGtgtaattgatataattatatgttttacATGATAATTTTCAAACTAAATCTAAAGAAACGGTGTAATTAAATTGATGCAATTACACAAATTTTGTGTTTAAGTCGATATAATTATcatttcaaagtttaaattgatacaattcctAAAGTTTAGGAGTGATTAATATTTATCCTTTATATAATCATTATCATTAATCCTCACTAATATCCATCATCTCTTTTTGTACAAGAAATTAAAAGTGGTTTATTCTTTCAGGTAGTATTCTTAGCAGGAGTTGACACAGCAGCCGTGACTTTAGAATGGGCACTATCTGAACTACTCAATAATCCAGAGGTATTGAAGAAAGCTAGAGATGAGATAGATAGTGTCATTGGGCAAGAGGGTTTAGTTAACGAAGCTGATTTGTCGAGTTTGAATTATCTACAAGGAATAATCACCGAGACCCTACGGTTGAACCCAGCGGCTCCTCTGCTTGTGCCACATTGTGCATCTGAAGACTGCAAAATAGGAGGCTACGATGTACCACGTGACACAATTGTATTAATCAATGCTTGGGCTATACATAGAGACTTGAGCCTATGGGAAGATGCTGCCAGTTTCAAGCCAGAAAGATATGAGAATGCTGTTGGAGTTGATTCGTGCAAACTAATACCATTTGGGTTAGGGAGGAGAGCTTGCCCTGGAATGGGAATGGCACAACGTGTACTTGCCTTGACTTTGGCGTCCTTGATTCAATGCTTTGAGTGGCAGAGACTCAGCAATTCATTGGTGGATATGACAGAAGGTGAAGGACTGACTATGCCCAAAGCTCAACCGTTGATAGCCAAGTGTAGACCACGTCCAATAATGAAAGAAATGTTGTCAATGAAACAATAATGGATAATATTATTAAATGAAGTTACCAATCTTCATATTAATGAATACATGAATATTATTTGTATGAAACCGTGGAAACTCTTGGCTTATTGCTCAAAGAAACTATTAGATATAACAATGATTTGTTAATATTTTGTGATTCTCTGTTAAAATACCTATTATTGGCATTTAATATTATTAAGGTTGTATAAAGCAGTGTACATTGTTCGAATGGGTCCGATTTTGAATCGGACCAACCTAATTCGATTCTGATCAGTTTGGTTCGGTCTAAAACCGTTCACCAAGTTTACCCAAACGAAAACACTAataaatggttgaatttttagaaagAAGACGTCATGACTTTCGTATGCTTCGCCATTGCCGTCATCGTAAGAGTCGAAGTCGTTGTCACTGTCGAGTTGCAGTCTCTGTCGGAGTCCTAGTCCAGTCGCCATCACTGGTAATCGGAGTTGTTGTCGTCTATGCAAGTTACGCGAGGAGTTCACTCAGAAATTGATCATCGCCTAGTAGCCGGAGCTAGAGCAACAGAAGCGTGGGTGTTGGTGTTGAGAATGGAGAAGGTAACATGCGTGTTTGGGAGGGAGAATAACGTAgggttttctaatttttttttttctattaggCTGACAGGCTGAGTAGGATTGGGCTGAGGGCTATAGAGTGTGAGAGGGTTGGACTtgtataaattcaaattattaaagGTGGGCTGGTATACATTTTACTTATTGTTATAGGGGTCCGTTCGATTCAgttttttcactatttttttggGCTATGAACCGTTAACTAAATCGAACCTTCGTGGATTCGAAACAATAATGTTGTTATCATTTGGAATTTGAATTTCATCAAGTACTTTATCCACCGATTTTGCTCAAGCGATCTGATTTGATCTTCAAGATCAATTTTAGAAATGCAATGGACCATGCATTTTCCATTTGAATCGCGAATTGTTCAGTCTTAAATAAGAACACGAGTCAGTCACGATGTATTTCTCCAAAATCAAAAGCCTATAGGATGAATATATCTCATATCGTCCAAAATGCACTTATGGAAGATGTACTTGTGGTGATGTTAAATTAATGGAAGATTTTGTTCAATTTGAATACCTACTGTGTTTTTTATGGGGTTAAGTGATGAATTGAACCATGCTCGGTCACAAATACTCCTCATGGATCCTCCTCTAGTGATTAATAAGGTTCTTTCATTGATTGTTCAACAAGAACAACATCAATTTCTCAGGGTAGAACAAGCATAAACCAGTCTGTACATATAGTAATATTTTAGGTCATACTAATAGTACCAAAAATGTGTTATCTTGCTTTGCTTTATTTGGGATTGTTCCtggattttacatatttatttgaaaattttataagtttCGGGCACTTAAGAGGTAAAGCCAGACATTAATATGATGACGAAATAGAGCTAAGACAAGCCAAAACGGAGCTTAACTGCATCAACTAGGAAAAGGAGTGTtgaaaattatcgttttgcctctataggcATGGCACCGCAGCGCTTTATGGTACTATGCTCAGTGCTGAAAAGATTGAATGCCTATGTTTCATGAAAAGCACATAGCGTCCTGGCGTTCCAAAGTCTATCGCCCGCATCCGTCTGTCAGCAACCGCAGTGCCAATTCGATTATTATAAAACCCATTTAGTCGCCTACGTTATTTCATATGCAATCCAACCGAATTTCTTACGTGCATGTATCCAAACTCTTTCCCATTGATCGACATGTCGATTATGGGCTAAGGTAATGTTTTCTTAGGCATAGAGTAGTTTTCCCCGTTTTGTACACTTGTGGGGTTTATAtcgttttatattaaattattgtatTGTCTTTCAATTCCTTCTCAGATTATGAATGATATTTGGTTATATTATGCTCGAGGATGTATAATCAATCACTATGATTTCATATGCAATATGCGATATAAAATTGCATGTTGATATGAAGTAGCAAAAGTTTAAATTAGTTTGTAAATTGTGAATAtcaatgaatattgattaattaacctatggaagaattatattaaataactaattaaatttttcGTATTAATAATTCATCTGAGAAAATTTCCTTTTCATCTTAATGCagttaatttagattaattatgatgtttttttatctaattaaattgattaattagataattaggatTCTCACCTAGCTTTTCTAGATGATTTGGCTAAGGTTAGATGATATAGAATCTATCCGGTGGACCTATGATCGAGTTAAAAATTGGGAAATTAACTCAAAAGCCTAAGCTAGATAATTTGATCATTCgaattcaatttttctttaattttttttgcgATTTCTTTTCTCATGCAATTGAAAAAACCAATTTCAACCCCTTTCGGTTACCTCGGGCTGTAAATCGTATAATTGTGAAATTTTTTGGTTTCCTATGTTCACCCAGTGCTACCGTTACTATATATTTGGTAGGAAtggttattttatttggttCGAAATTAAGCGACAACTTCTGTCAACCACACACCATAAACAAATATTATAAACTTCATGGATATCCTCTCGACTACAAATAGAAAAATCGCTCCAATAATCAAGTTCACAAAGTTCCACCTACTATTCAAACTGCtatgaatatttgaaaatgttccAACACCATCTGGATCCAACAATACCTTAAACAATGATATACTTACTCAGTGCCACAACATTCTAATAATGCTTCAATGTAAGCTTCCTGCCGTGAAGACTAACACAGATGCTACTACTCATGTAGTAGGTATATGTTCTTCTCCTACTTCTCATGACAAATGTATTGTTGATTATGGAGCATCTACACACATgtatgttttcaaaaaaaataaattttttttatttgaagcTTGTTGCTAGTTTTGTTGTTCTACTTAATAACACACAAATTCCAGTTCATTTTGCTGGCACAATCATTCTTTTTGGATTTGTCACTCAGCATCATGTGTTGCTTGTCCCTGAGTTTCAATACAATTTGCAATCAGTGCCTTAATGTCCGATCATACTCTCTCTATGAATTTTTCAACTGATTGTTGTGATATTTAGATCAAATCTACTTTGAAGACGATTGGCAAGGGTAAGCTATTGGATTATATATCCTTGAACAACCTTATGAAGCTGTTGATTTTTCGAAGACTTCTTCTCT from Benincasa hispida cultivar B227 chromosome 10, ASM972705v1, whole genome shotgun sequence carries:
- the LOC120089372 gene encoding cytochrome P450 81Q32-like, producing the protein MDFDLLTWILLSLVCLLLGYSFLPKPNRLNLPPTPLFCLPFIGHLHLLKHPVHRTFQNLSQKYGRVFSLKFGSRLVVIVSSPSAVQECFTKNDIILANRPYLETGKYLAYNNTTLVVSPYGEHWRNLRRISTLEIFSTTRLNSFSRIREHEVKRLLRKLCGNNHGLEDEFRVVELEPMLLDLTFNIVMRMVGGNKFCEENNNVLEDEGYSNKFREMITQMMKYGVSTNPGDFIPLWGRIDPTDFNKKLDKLGRRADELLQELVDEIRNQEDDGNTMIHHLLRLQNTDPEYYSDQVIKGLVQVVFLAGVDTAAVTLEWALSELLNNPEVLKKARDEIDSVIGQEGLVNEADLSSLNYLQGIITETLRLNPAAPLLVPHCASEDCKIGGYDVPRDTIVLINAWAIHRDLSLWEDAASFKPERYENAVGVDSCKLIPFGLGRRACPGMGMAQRVLALTLASLIQCFEWQRLSNSLVDMTEGEGLTMPKAQPLIAKCRPRPIMKEMLSMKQ